Proteins from a single region of Scleropages formosus chromosome 24, fSclFor1.1, whole genome shotgun sequence:
- the cdk8 gene encoding cyclin-dependent kinase 8 isoform X2, which yields MSACREIALLRELKHPNVISLQKVFLSHADRKVWLLFDYAEHDLWHIIKFHRASKANKKPLQLPRGMVKSLLYQILDGIHYLHANWVLHRDLKPANILVMGEGPERGRVKIADMGFARLFNSPLKPLADLDPVVVTFWYRAPELLLGARHYTKAIDIWAIGCIFAELLTSEPIFHCRQEDIKTSNPYHHDQLDRIFNVMGFPADKDWEDIKKMPEHSTLMKDFRRNTYTNCSLTKYMEKHKVKPDSKAFHLLQKLLTMDPIRRITSEQAMQDPYFLEEPLPTSDVFAGCQIPYPKREFLTEEEPEDKADKKNQQQGNNHTNGAGHTGNPDNSHAQGPPLKKVRVVPPTTTSSGLIMTSDYQRSNPHAAYQNPGPSTSLPQSSMGYSSTSQQPPQYSHQTHRY from the exons CTGCTACGTGAACTCAAACACCCAAACGTCATCTCCTTGCAGAAGGTGTTTCTGTCACATGCTGACCGCAAGGTCTGGCTACTCTTTGATTACGCTGAGCACGACCTCTGG CACATAATAAAGTTCCACAGAGCCTCCAAGGCCAACAAGAAACCCTTGCAGCTGCCACGTGGCATGGTGAAGTCCCTGCTCTACCAGATCTTGGATGGCATCCATTACCTGCATGCCAACTGGGTGCTCCATAGAGACCTG AAACCTGCCAACATTTTGGTCATGGGAGAGGGTCCAGAAAGGGGCCGAGTCAAGATTG CGGATATGGGGTTTGCCCGTCTCTTCAACTCACCACTCAAGCCTTTAGCGGACCTGGACCCTGTGGTGGTCACGTTCTGGTACCGAGCCCCAGAACTCTTGCTGGGAGCCAGACACTACACCAAAGCCATTG ACATCTGGGCAATCGGCTGCATCTTTGCAGAGCTGTTGACCTCGGAACCCATATTCCACTGTCGGCAAGAGGACATAAAGACCAGCAACCCATACCACCATGACCAGCTGGACCGCATCTTCAACGTCATGGGGTTCCCTGCCG ATAAGGACTGGGAGGACATAAAAAAGATGCCTGAGCACTCCACCTTGATGAAAGACTTCAGAAGAAACAC GTACACAAATTGCAGCCTCACGAAATATATGGAAAAACATAAAGTTAAACCAGATAGCAAAGCATTCCATTTG CTGCAGAAGCTGCTTACCATGGACCCTATCCGCAGGATCACGTCTGAGCAGGCCATGCAGGACCCTTACTTCCTGGAGGAGCCGCTACCCACCTCTGA TGTGTTTGCTGGTTGCCAGATCCCCTACCCCAAACGGGAGTTCCTGACTGAGGAAGAACCAGAAGACAAAGCAGATAAA AAAAACCAGCAGCAGGGAAACAACCACACTAATGGGGCAGGACATACAGGGAACCCAGACAATAGCCACGCCCAAGGCCCGCCTCTGAAGAAGGTGCGAGTGGTTCCTCCAACCACTACCTCAAGTGGCCTCATCATGACCTCAGATTACCAG CGCTCCAATCCACATGCTGCCTACCAGAACCCGGGACCAAGCACATCACTGCCCCAGAGCAGCATGGGGTACTCCTCTACCTCCCAGCAGCCCCCGCAGTACTCCCACCAGACCCACCGCTACTGA